In one Rhodococcus sp. B50 genomic region, the following are encoded:
- a CDS encoding ABC transporter ATP-binding protein, producing the protein MTAELADSGTRKPLLTVRGLRVEFPVGRRMSRRKQLVRAVDEVDLDIFPGETFALVGESGSGKSTTARGILRLVDVARGTVVLDGVDVTALSRNDLRTARRHMQMVFQDPYSSLDPSRTVGEAIAEPLQVHTDLTEDERRRKVGRLLEQVGLRAEHADRYPYEFSGGQRQRIAIARAIAVEPKLVIADEAVSALDVSTQNQVVALLEQLSAELGIAYLFIAHDLAVVRHIAHTTAVMYLGRIVEWGPTERLFSEPAHPYTQALLSAVPVPDPARQRRRERIRLNGELPDPANPPTGCAFSTRCPLVMPVCRETRPAVTEVTGGGQVACHLHTSEQRPTPEDIPV; encoded by the coding sequence ATGACCGCAGAACTCGCCGACAGCGGCACCAGGAAGCCGCTCCTGACGGTGCGTGGGTTGCGCGTGGAGTTTCCCGTGGGCCGGCGGATGTCGCGTCGTAAGCAGTTGGTGCGCGCCGTGGACGAGGTGGACCTCGATATCTTCCCCGGTGAGACGTTCGCCTTGGTCGGTGAATCAGGTTCGGGCAAGTCGACGACGGCACGGGGAATCTTACGGCTCGTCGATGTTGCCCGAGGGACGGTCGTTCTCGACGGCGTCGATGTGACCGCGCTGAGCAGAAACGATCTGCGCACCGCGAGACGCCATATGCAGATGGTGTTCCAGGATCCCTATTCCTCGCTGGATCCGTCGCGCACCGTCGGTGAGGCGATCGCCGAGCCGCTGCAGGTACATACCGACCTCACGGAGGACGAACGACGACGGAAGGTCGGTCGGTTGCTCGAGCAGGTCGGGTTGCGCGCCGAGCACGCCGATCGGTATCCCTACGAGTTCTCCGGCGGGCAGCGTCAGCGCATCGCCATTGCACGGGCCATCGCCGTGGAACCGAAGTTGGTGATCGCGGACGAGGCCGTCAGCGCGCTCGACGTCTCGACGCAGAATCAGGTCGTCGCGCTGCTCGAGCAACTGTCCGCGGAGCTGGGCATCGCCTACCTGTTCATCGCACATGATCTGGCGGTGGTGCGTCACATCGCCCACACCACGGCGGTGATGTATCTCGGGCGGATCGTCGAGTGGGGCCCGACAGAACGTCTGTTCAGCGAACCGGCCCATCCGTATACCCAGGCTCTGCTGTCCGCGGTCCCCGTCCCGGATCCGGCACGGCAGCGCCGCCGCGAACGCATCCGTCTCAACGGAGAACTGCCCGACCCGGCGAACCCGCCGACGGGTTGTGCCTTCAGCACCCGTTGTCCACTGGTCATGCCGGTATGCCGGGAGACACGACCCGCTGTTACAGAAGTGACAGGAGGTGGGCAGGTCGCCTGCCACCTGCACACCTCAGAACAGCGGCCCACCCCCGAAGATATCCCGGTGTGA
- a CDS encoding SDR family NAD(P)-dependent oxidoreductase, with the protein MTETKVALVTGASRSVGKGIACALGSDGWTVYVTARGPVGVDGPLDRTAAEVTERGGRGIAVQCDHRDDTQIHELFRRIADEQDSRLDLLVNNVWASPPGFAGFSEPFWKRPISDWDSLIGVGLRAHYVASVEAAQLMVPRSAGMVVNISSFGTRGYLHSVLYGMSKAGLDKMAADMAVELRGTGVTTLSLWPGLVKNEAMLARGIDNFEGFSLADAETPEFIGRVIVALAADPEVNARSGHTLITAETALEYGIVDVEGNQPDSHRDIFGGGPLF; encoded by the coding sequence ATGACAGAAACGAAGGTGGCGCTGGTCACCGGCGCGAGCCGCAGCGTCGGCAAAGGCATCGCGTGCGCCCTCGGTTCCGACGGCTGGACCGTCTACGTCACCGCTCGTGGCCCAGTCGGTGTCGACGGACCGCTCGACCGCACCGCGGCCGAGGTCACCGAACGCGGCGGACGTGGTATCGCGGTGCAGTGCGATCACCGCGACGACACGCAGATCCACGAGTTGTTCCGCCGCATCGCCGACGAACAGGACTCCCGACTCGACCTGCTCGTCAACAACGTGTGGGCGTCACCGCCGGGATTCGCGGGGTTCTCCGAGCCCTTCTGGAAGCGTCCGATCAGCGACTGGGACAGCCTGATCGGCGTCGGGTTGCGCGCGCACTACGTCGCCTCCGTCGAGGCCGCACAGCTGATGGTGCCGCGTAGCGCCGGAATGGTCGTCAATATCTCGTCGTTCGGTACCCGCGGCTATCTGCACTCTGTGCTGTACGGCATGTCGAAAGCCGGCCTGGACAAGATGGCCGCCGACATGGCCGTCGAACTCCGCGGTACCGGTGTGACGACCCTGTCGCTGTGGCCGGGTCTGGTGAAGAACGAAGCCATGCTCGCTCGTGGCATCGACAACTTCGAGGGCTTCTCGTTGGCCGATGCCGAGACGCCGGAGTTCATCGGACGGGTCATCGTCGCTCTCGCAGCCGATCCCGAGGTGAATGCCCGCAGCGGCCACACCCTCATCACCGCCGAGACCGCACTCGAGTACGGCATCGTGGATGTCGAAGGTAACCAACCCGATTCACACCGGGATATCTTCGGGGGTGGGCCGCTGTTCTGA
- a CDS encoding nuclear transport factor 2 family protein, with product METVEQRLARLEALEEIRMLKHRYFRACDAKDPDAMRRCFVAHGADIYYGPALGSFDDADALVDIYSRIALERVDDRYVVLDMHHGMHPSIHFTGSDTATGAWTLRFRQVDLRARTERVTALDYDDDYVVESGEWKISRCHVKVLWSIQRSLTDDVEVVQ from the coding sequence ATGGAGACCGTCGAACAACGGCTCGCCCGGCTCGAAGCCCTCGAAGAGATCAGGATGCTCAAGCACCGCTATTTCCGGGCGTGCGACGCCAAGGACCCGGACGCGATGCGCAGGTGCTTCGTCGCACACGGTGCCGACATCTACTACGGACCCGCATTGGGCAGCTTCGACGACGCCGACGCCCTGGTCGACATCTACTCGCGTATCGCCCTCGAGCGGGTCGACGACCGTTACGTCGTGCTCGACATGCACCACGGCATGCATCCGAGCATCCACTTCACCGGATCCGACACCGCCACCGGCGCCTGGACGCTGCGGTTCCGGCAGGTGGATCTGCGTGCCCGCACCGAACGGGTCACCGCTCTCGACTACGACGACGACTACGTGGTCGAGAGCGGCGAATGGAAGATCTCCCGCTGCCATGTGAAGGTGCTCTGGTCGATCCAGCGGTCCCTCACCGACGACGTGGAAGTGGTGCAGTGA
- a CDS encoding LON peptidase substrate-binding domain-containing protein has translation MPILPMFPLGTALLPGSDLPLRIFEPRYLQLVQDCAASPDGPRFGVVLIARGHEVGGGEQRHDVGTVARIVVDNEVGAGRRELECIAEERIRVTRWLTDDPYPRAEVEPWPDTDSGPVDFAAITGPMGRLYGVLDRLTEGRAPLPPATTELPEDPGARLFALARYVPMGEADRYAVLAAPGPAERMAVLLEAISTAVDLAEWKLKG, from the coding sequence ATGCCGATACTTCCCATGTTCCCGCTCGGCACCGCCCTGCTTCCCGGATCCGACCTGCCGCTACGCATCTTCGAACCGAGATATCTGCAGCTCGTCCAGGACTGCGCGGCATCGCCGGACGGTCCTCGCTTCGGTGTCGTCCTCATCGCCCGGGGACACGAGGTGGGCGGAGGCGAGCAACGACACGATGTCGGTACCGTCGCGCGGATCGTGGTCGACAACGAGGTCGGTGCGGGTCGTCGCGAACTCGAATGCATTGCAGAGGAACGCATTCGCGTCACCAGATGGCTTACCGACGACCCCTACCCGCGCGCCGAGGTGGAGCCCTGGCCCGACACCGATTCGGGGCCGGTGGATTTCGCCGCGATCACCGGACCGATGGGCCGACTGTACGGGGTGCTCGATCGCCTCACCGAGGGTCGGGCCCCGCTACCTCCCGCCACCACCGAGCTGCCGGAGGATCCCGGCGCCCGACTGTTTGCGCTTGCCCGATACGTGCCGATGGGAGAAGCGGACCGCTACGCGGTTCTCGCCGCACCCGGCCCCGCCGAACGCATGGCCGTGTTGCTCGAGGCGATCTCCACCGCAGTCGATCTCGCAGAATGGAAGCTGAAGGGCTGA
- a CDS encoding DUF309 domain-containing protein: protein MTDRDRTPDGRPQNARPRDALGRPLPPGEEGVERVPEDLDLDVEETIAEGQRLLDHGFPFHAHEVFEAMWKKAPPEERPLWQGLAQLAVGLTHLLRGNPAGAASLLKQGQARVRHYEDEPPYRLDIDGLSIWADHLLTEIARDETVPAPPTPRLRMP, encoded by the coding sequence ATGACGGACCGGGACCGCACACCTGACGGCAGGCCGCAGAACGCGCGTCCGCGCGACGCCCTGGGGCGTCCGCTGCCGCCGGGCGAAGAAGGCGTCGAACGTGTTCCCGAAGACCTCGACCTCGATGTCGAGGAGACCATCGCCGAAGGTCAGCGTCTCCTCGATCACGGTTTTCCCTTCCACGCGCACGAGGTCTTCGAGGCGATGTGGAAGAAGGCACCGCCCGAAGAACGTCCCCTCTGGCAGGGTCTCGCGCAGCTCGCCGTCGGACTGACCCATCTGCTCCGGGGAAACCCGGCGGGGGCCGCGTCACTGTTGAAGCAGGGACAGGCCCGGGTGCGGCACTACGAGGACGAACCGCCGTACCGGCTCGACATCGACGGCCTCTCGATCTGGGCCGACCATCTGCTCACCGAGATCGCTCGCGACGAAACCGTTCCCGCTCCCCCGACCCCGCGCCTGAGGATGCCCTGA
- a CDS encoding ESX secretion-associated protein EspG, which produces MDRHLTPDRFLASWTAAGGDEFPFPLRYRTSAIWEDEHVANLQAARAWRHETPDPVLDDAIRILLTGEVAVEVYGRATDPACEVFVRAAATGEQAVLTRQASAAGDIRITTTTDLAGVIVGELPVVAAGREPARIAPSREVLEPSEFGAVRRPAGGTHAESLRRLLRHERSATGSIRILRYAHPGYAPVADIGWFDVVDDGRYLFLPGPDLRVAPGTVDAFVRELSAQLARVRRSSHEDRSDVLRPH; this is translated from the coding sequence GTGGACCGACATCTCACCCCCGACCGATTCCTGGCCTCCTGGACCGCCGCCGGCGGCGACGAGTTCCCCTTCCCCCTGCGCTACCGCACCTCGGCGATCTGGGAGGACGAGCACGTCGCGAACCTGCAGGCCGCCCGGGCGTGGCGGCACGAGACACCCGACCCGGTCCTCGACGACGCGATACGGATCCTGCTGACCGGTGAGGTCGCGGTAGAGGTCTACGGCCGTGCGACGGATCCGGCGTGCGAGGTCTTCGTCCGCGCCGCCGCGACCGGCGAGCAGGCCGTCCTCACCCGTCAGGCCTCTGCCGCAGGCGACATCCGCATCACCACGACCACAGACCTCGCGGGTGTGATCGTCGGGGAACTGCCGGTCGTGGCAGCGGGCCGCGAACCGGCACGCATCGCACCGAGCCGCGAGGTGCTCGAGCCGTCCGAGTTCGGCGCGGTCCGTCGTCCGGCGGGCGGCACGCACGCAGAGTCGTTGCGCCGATTGCTGCGTCACGAACGTTCGGCCACCGGCAGCATCCGTATCCTGCGGTACGCGCATCCGGGGTACGCACCCGTCGCCGACATCGGCTGGTTCGACGTCGTGGACGACGGCCGGTATCTCTTCCTCCCCGGCCCCGATCTCCGGGTCGCCCCGGGCACCGTCGACGCGTTCGTCCGGGAACTGTCGGCGCAACTGGCCCGGGTACGCAGGTCGTCGCACGAGGATAGGAGCGACGTCCTCCGGCCGCACTGA